A single region of the Streptomyces sp. ITFR-16 genome encodes:
- the cbiE gene encoding precorrin-6y C5,15-methyltransferase (decarboxylating) subunit CbiE → MADRVTVIGWDGSPLTRAATAALSAATLVAGAAHHLALPEVPGGAERIRLGSVDLAARRIAAHRGSAVVLADGDPGFFGVVRTLRAPEHGLEVEVVPAVSSVATAFARAGMPWEDAQTVVAHPRTLRRAVNVCRAHHKVAVLTSPGAGPAELALLLEGVHRTFVICEELGTDCEQVTVVTSDTAADHVWRDPNVVIVIGGGPEQRAEGAWIAGRHPAYPQGVRGWALPADAYRGTGPARESGEGETPGLRAAQLAHLGPRTGDLVWDIGSGSGALAVEAARFGAAVLAVDEDPDACARTTAAARAFGVQLQVVEGRAPHVLERLPEPDVVRIGGGGAPVVTAVADRRPERIVTHASTRDEAESLGAALTENGYTVSCSLLQSVELDTAAWSERERTVVFLLSALRSDLAP, encoded by the coding sequence ATGGCCGACCGGGTCACAGTGATCGGCTGGGACGGCTCACCGCTGACCAGAGCGGCCACCGCCGCACTCTCCGCCGCCACCCTGGTCGCCGGCGCCGCCCACCACCTCGCCCTGCCCGAAGTGCCCGGGGGAGCGGAACGCATCCGCCTCGGCTCGGTCGATCTCGCCGCCCGCCGCATCGCCGCCCACCGGGGCAGCGCCGTCGTCCTCGCCGACGGCGACCCCGGCTTCTTCGGAGTCGTACGCACCCTGCGGGCCCCCGAACACGGCCTGGAGGTCGAGGTGGTCCCCGCCGTCTCCTCCGTCGCCACCGCCTTCGCCCGCGCCGGCATGCCCTGGGAGGACGCCCAGACGGTCGTCGCCCACCCCCGCACCCTGCGCCGCGCGGTCAACGTCTGCCGCGCCCACCACAAGGTCGCCGTCCTCACCTCGCCCGGCGCGGGCCCCGCCGAACTCGCCCTGCTCCTCGAAGGCGTCCACCGCACCTTCGTCATCTGCGAGGAACTCGGCACCGACTGCGAACAGGTCACCGTCGTCACCTCCGACACGGCCGCCGACCACGTCTGGCGCGACCCCAACGTCGTCATCGTCATCGGCGGCGGCCCCGAACAGCGCGCCGAGGGTGCCTGGATCGCCGGCCGCCACCCCGCCTACCCCCAGGGCGTACGCGGCTGGGCCCTGCCCGCCGACGCCTACCGAGGGACCGGCCCCGCCCGGGAGAGCGGCGAGGGCGAGACCCCAGGCCTGCGCGCCGCCCAGCTCGCCCACCTGGGACCCCGCACCGGCGACCTGGTGTGGGACATCGGTTCCGGCAGCGGGGCGCTCGCCGTGGAGGCCGCCCGGTTCGGCGCCGCGGTCTTGGCCGTGGACGAGGACCCGGACGCCTGCGCCCGCACCACCGCCGCCGCCCGGGCCTTCGGGGTCCAGCTCCAGGTCGTCGAGGGCCGCGCCCCGCACGTACTGGAACGGCTGCCCGAACCCGATGTCGTACGGATCGGGGGCGGCGGCGCCCCCGTCGTCACCGCCGTCGCCGACCGCAGGCCCGAGCGGATCGTCACCCACGCCTCCACCCGCGACGAGGCCGAGAGCCTGGGCGCGGCCCTCACCGAGAACGGCTACACGGTCTCCTGCTCGCTGCTGCAGTCCGTCGAACTCGACACGGCCGCGTGGTCGGAGCGCGAACGCACGGTCGTCTTCCTGCTTTCCGCACTTCGTTCGGACCTTGCCCCCTGA